In Nicotiana tabacum cultivar K326 chromosome 19, ASM71507v2, whole genome shotgun sequence, one DNA window encodes the following:
- the LOC107799704 gene encoding V-type proton ATPase subunit a2, with amino-acid sequence MAEQGGRGCCPPMDLFRSEAMQLVQIIIPIESAHRTIDYLGEIGLIQFKDLNAEKSPFQRTYATQIKRCGEMARKLRLFKEQMSKAGLLSSSTSSTQVDLSFDDLEVKLGELEAELIEINANGDKLQRSYNELVEYKLVLQKAGEFFRKAQSSAEAQLREQASNQTGEQSLETPLLTDQEAVADPSKQVKLGFITGLVPREKSMAFERILFRATRGNVFLRQAVVEEPVTDPVSGEKVEKNVFAVFFSGERAKTKVLKICEAFGANRYSVTEDLGKQAQMITEVSGRISELKTTIDAGLLHRRNLLQTIGEQYDRWNILVRKEKSVYHTLNMLSIDVTKKCLVAEGWSPVFATKQIQDALQRATHDSNSEVGAIFRVLRTREMPPTYFQTNKFTSSFQEIVDAYGVAKYQEANPGVYTIVTFPFLFAVMFGDWGHGICLLLATLFLLIREKKLSSQKLGDIMEMTFGGRYVIFMMSLFSIYTGLIYNEFFSVPFELFGRSAYGCRDPSCRDSTSAGLIKVRDTYPFGVDPAWHGTRSELPYLNSLKMKMSILLGVAQMNLGIFLSFFNALFFRSGINIWCQFVPQIIFLNALFGYLSVLIIVKWCTGSKADLYHVMIYMFLSPTDELGENQLFAGQKTTQLVLLFSALVAVPWMLLPKPFLLKAQHERHQGQSYTALQEAEESLLVESSDDSGHHEEFEFSEVFVHQLIHTIEFVLGAVSNTASYLRLWALSLAHSELSSVFYEKVLLLAWGFNNVFILIIGIIVFIFATVGVLLVMETLSAFLHALRLHWVEFQNKFYEGDGYKFSPFSFSLIDGEDE; translated from the exons ATGGCGGAGCAAGGCGGTAGAGGATGTTGTCCGCCGATGGATCTGTTCCGTTCAGAAGCGATGCAACTCGTGCAAATCATTATTCCTATTGAATCTGCTCACCGTACAATCGATTACCTTGGCGAAATCGGTCTTATCCAGTTCAAAGAC TTGAATGCTGAAAAGAGTCCATTTCAGCGAACATATGCTACTCAG ATCAAAAGATGTGGAGAGATGGCTCGTAAATTACGGCTATTCAAGGAACAAATGTCCAAAGCAGGCTTGTTATCTTCTTCTACGTCTTCCACACAAGTCGATTTAAGCTTTGATGACCTTGAG GTCAAGCTTGGAGAACTTGAAGCAGAGCTGATTGAAATAAATGCTAATGGCGATAAGTTACAACGTTCATACAATGAGCTTGTGGAATATAAACTTGTTTTGCAAAAG GCTGGTGAGTTTTTCCGCAAAGCACAGAGCAGTGCTGAAGCTCAACTACGAGAACAGGCATCAAATCAAACTGGTGAACAATCATTAGAAACTCCTCTGTTAACAGACCAG GAAGCAGTGGCTGACCCATCGAAGCAAGTTAAGTTGGGATTTATTACTGGACTTGTTCCCAGAGAAAAATCGATGGCCTTTGAAAGGATTCTCTTTCGTGCTACCCGGGGTAATGTGTTCTTGAGGCAGGCTGTAGTTGAAGAGCCTGTCACTGATCCCGTTTCTGGAGAGAAG GTTGAGAAAAATGTATTTGCAGTCTTCTTTTCTGGTGAAAGAGCAAAGACCAAAGTTCTCAAAATATGTGAAGCTTTTGGAGCAAATCGTTATTCTGTCACCGAGGACCTGGGTAAACAGGCTCAGATGATTACTGAG GTTTCTGGAAGAATCTCAGAGCTAAAAACGACCATAGATGCTGGCTTGCTGCACCGGAGAAATTTATTACAAACTATTGGTGAACAATATGATAGATGGAACATTTTG gTGAGGAAGGAGAAATCAGTTTATCACACACTCAATATGCTTAGCATTGACGTGACCAAAAAATGTCTGGTGGCTGAAGGTTGGAGTCCTGTTTTTGCAACCAAACAG ATTCAGGATGCACTGCAGCGCGCAACACATGATTCAAACTCTGAAGTTGGTGCAATCTTCCGAGTTCTGCGGACCCGAGAAATGCCACCTACATATTTTCAAACAAATAAATTTACTTCTTCGTTTCAGGAGATTGTTGATGCATACGG GGTGGCCAAATATCAGGAAGCAAATCCTGGTGTTTACACTATCGTCACATTTCCATTCCTTTTCGCAGTTATGTTTGGTGATTGGGGTCATGGCATCTGTTTGTTGCTTGCAACTTTATTCTTATTAATCAGAGAGAAAAAACTGTCCAGTCAG AAACTTGGAGACATCATGGAAATGACCTTTGGAGGGCGATATGTGATATTTATGATGTCCCTCTTCTCAATATACACGGGCTTGATCTATAATGAGTTCTTCTCTGTGCCCTTTGAGTTGTTTGGTCGATCAGCATATGGGTGCCGCGATCCTTCTTGCAG GGACTCTACCTCTGCAGGCTTAATTAAAGTGCGTGACACTTATCCATTTGGTGTGGATCCAGCGTGGCATGGTACACGCAGTGAGTTGCCATACCTCAATTCATTGAAGATGAAAATGTCTATCCTTCTTGGGGTGGCCCAGATGAACCTGGGGATATTTCTGAGCTTTTTCAATGCTCTGTTCTTTCGCAGTGGTATAAATATTTG GTGTCAGTTTGTTCCACAAATAATATTTCTGAATGCTCTGTTTGGATACCTGTCCGTCCTTATCATTGTGAAGTGGTGCACCGGATCCAAAGCTGATTTATACCATGTAATGATATACATGTTCCTTAGCCCGACAGATGAGCTTGGTGAAAACCAACTTTTTGCTGGTCAGAAGACAACCCAG CTTGTCCTGCTATTCTCGGCCCTTGTTGCAGTCCCATGGATGCTTCTTCCAAAGCCCTTCCTCTTGAAAGCTCAACATGAA AGGCACCAAGGGCAGTCCTACACAGCGCTTCAGGAGGCAGAAGAGTCTTTATTGGTGGAAAGCAGCGATGATTCTGGTCATCATGAGGAATTCGAGTTTAGTGAGGTTTTTGTTCATCAGCTCATTCACACAATTGAATTTGTACTTGGAGCAGTCTCAAACACAGCTTCTTACCTTCGTCTGTGGGCTCTCAG CCTTGCACACTCTGAGCTGTCCAGTGTATTTTATGAAAAGGTTCTTCTTCTAGCCTGGGG GTTCAACAATGTCTTTATTCTCATCATTGGTATCATTGTATTCATCTTTGCCACTGTCGGAGTGTTGTTGGTGATGGAAACACTCAGTGCCTTCCTACACGCATTGCGACTTCACTGGGTGGAGTTCCAGAATAAATTTTATGAGGGAGATGGTTACAAGTTTAGTCCTTTCTCATTCTCATTGATTGACGGGGAGGATGAATGA